From a single Pleurodeles waltl isolate 20211129_DDA chromosome 8, aPleWal1.hap1.20221129, whole genome shotgun sequence genomic region:
- the ALCAM gene encoding CD166 antigen produces MWRAAWLCALGALLSAGPGLATRTVRGRYNQTLAVPCGRAAPPELLFVKWKYENPDGSAVFMAFRKNSTVKYENLPEYAGRLELGPDFTLSIAGARVSDERRLVCMLVTEDNVYEEPTAVRVFKTPARPQIQGQAPFLPAGELAMLGECVAQDSYPEANLTWYKDGKPLEPADGTVLIEPSREQDPASRLHTVRSILSYQASKETAGARFTCSATSQGPEGPESETSEPAAFEVHHPTQQLSIDTVPPAGTYKEGDNITLSCSADGNPPPQEFVFYFPGNDKGTPGKSSITLTDLRRSGSGGYTCGLADTSLTSPAIDVTVHYLDLSMSPNGSVTRLVGDALQVTCTPISSEKASVVWMKDGMPLPSQPSFASLQYKDAGTYSCESILTARGLKKMQTLSITVEGKPRLKVSKEANKDGKTKTVTCQVEGYPKATVRWVGSNGQDLNGTKETDYANHKFSSKLTISPAENATLTCIAENRVDRTALSINVSAINIPEPDEPEEEAKDGDQRASDQAKLVVGIVVGLLLAALVAGAAYWFYSKRVKAGPRSADKELGNGEETKALDENNHKTEA; encoded by the coding sequence ATGTGGCGGGCGGCGTGGCTCTGCGCCCTGGGCGCGCTGCTGAGCGCGGGGCCCGGCCTGGCTACGCGCACCGTGCGCGGCCGCTACAACCAGACCCTGGCGGTGCCCTGCGGCCGGGCCGCCCCGCCCGAGCTGCTCTTCGTCAAGTGGAAGTACGAGAACCCCGACGGCTCGGCCGTCTTCATGGCCTTTCGGAAGAACAGCACCGTCAAGTACGAGAACCTGCCCGAGTACGCCGGCCGCCTGGAGCTGGGGCCCGACTTCACGCTCTCCATAGCCGGCGCCCGGGTGAGCGACGAGCGGCGCCTGGTCTGCATGCTGGTCACCGAGGACAACGTCTACGAGGAGCCCACGGCGGTGCGGGTATTCAAGACCCCCGCCCGGCCCCAGATCCAGGGCCAGGCCCCCTTCCTGCCGGCCGGGGAGCTGGCCATGCTGGGGGAGTGCGTGGCCCAGGACAGCTACCCCGAGGCGAACCTGACCTGGTACAAGGATGGCAAGCCCCTGGAGCCCGCCGACGGCACCGTGCTCATCGAGCCCAGCCGGGAGCAGGACCCGGCCAGCCGCCTGCACACCGTGAGGTCCATCCTGAGCTACCAGGCCTCCAAGGAGACCGCGGGCGCGCGGTTCACCTGCTCCGCCACCTCCCAAGGCCCAGAGGGGCCCGAGTCCGAGACCTCCGAGCCGGCCGCCTTCGAAGTGCACCACCCCACCCAGCAGCTCAGCATAGACACGGTGCCGCCGGCTGGCACGTACAAAGAAGGCGATAACATCACCCTGAGCTGCTCCGCTGACGGAAATCCACCTCCCCAGGAGTTTGTGTTTTACTTTCCCGGAAACGACAAGGGCACCCCCGGTAAAAGCAGCATCACTCTCACGGACTTGAGGCGCAGTGGGTCTGGGGGCTACACGTGTGGCCTAGCCGACACAAGCCTCACGTCACCGGCCATCGATGTCACCGTGCACTATCTAGATTTGTCCATGAGCCCCAACGGATCCGTGACCCGGTTGGTCGGGGATGCCCTCCAGGTCACGTGCACCCCAATCTCTAGTGAAAAGGCCTCGGTGGTGTGGATGAAGGACGGAATGCCACTCCCGTCCCAGCCGTCGTTCGCGAGCCTACAGTATAAGGATGCTGGGACATACTCCTGTGAGAGCATCCTCACGGCCAGAGGCCTGAAGAAGATGCAGACGCTCAGCATCACTGTGGAGGGCAAACCTCGGCTGAAGGTGAGCAAGGAGGCCAACAAAGACGGCAAGACCAAGACGGTGACCTGCCAGGTGGAGGGTTACCCGAAAGCAACAGTGCGATGGGTGGGCTCCAACGGCCAAGACCTAAATGGAACCAAGGAGACCGACTACGCGAACCATAAGTTCTCCAGTAAGCTCACCATCTCCCCCGCAGAGAATGCCACGTTGACCTGCATCGCCGAGAACAGGGTGGACAGGACCGCTTTGTCCATCAACGTTTCTGCCATTAACATCCCCGAGCCCGATGAGCCAGAGGAGGAGGCAAAGGACGGCGACCAGCGTGCCAGCGATCAGGCTAAGCTGGTGGTGGGCATTGTGGTGGGCCTGCTGCTGGCAGCGCTGGTGGCCGGCGCGGCCTACTGGTTCTACTCAAAGAGAGTCAAAGCAGGGCCCAGGAGTGCAGACAAAGAACTTGGTAACGGAGAGGAAACCAAAGCACTGGACGAGAACAACCACAAAACAGAAGCATGA